The Phoenix dactylifera cultivar Barhee BC4 chromosome 9, palm_55x_up_171113_PBpolish2nd_filt_p, whole genome shotgun sequence genome window below encodes:
- the LOC120111869 gene encoding uncharacterized protein LOC120111869: MIEMEPSRKTNPAKRDIGWSYGRRLGSEGQRHQFQCKFCDKVFKGGGVTRLKQHLAGNSGEVATCRNCPNEIRVLMRQNLAEAKEAKEMASKKRAEVDCQAAEPPSYHSREPEEVEDLDEEEADIQAAMHASLDDQWQQEEVARHRARFGPSAYESGGGSRSTRQDPEFLRTTSVREGVGKERGRIASMLGGFGSRKKSSRGVAEGATIHDVDPHALPSRDSRQQRVDTMWMKDKKKTMWRAIGSWFHFSHIPANVADNTYYRSAIAAIQAAGPGVAPPGPKDIYGELLDNNKEELENWIDSYKSKWPIYGLTIMCDGWTGPTRRSIINFLTYCDAKTFFHKSIDASASVHNTSYMLKLMEDVIDLVGEENVVQVVTDNGPQYKAAGQVLMERRPHIFWTPCAAHCIDLMLMDIGKIRRVQQTVETAQRITRYIYNHNWVLSLMRKYAGGEILRPGVTRFATNFIALDSILEKRGALRQMFASPEWYDSRYSYAGTEGSKIEDLVTRQPFWQRATTIVKAIKPLYEVLRAVDSEIYPQMGFLYHMMVKAKDQIMEADQHMAGHTSTSLSNGGERKWVRNYI; the protein is encoded by the coding sequence atgatagaaatggagccatcaagaaaaacgaACCCTGCAAAGCGTGATATTGGCTGGTCTTATGGGCGAAGACTTGGAAGTGAGGGGCAACGACACCAGTTTCAATGCAAGTTTTGCGACAAGGTTTTCAAGGGAGGAGGGGTAACCAGGTTGAAGCAACACTTAGCCGGAAATTCCGGTGAGGTTGCTACGTGCCGAAATTGTCCTAACGAGATTCGTGTGCTGATGAGGCAGAATCTTGCTGAGGCCAAAGAagcgaaggagatggcttccaaGAAGAGGGCGGAGGTCGATTGCCAAGCGGCAGagccaccttcctatcactctagggagccagaggaggtcgaggatctagatgaggaggaggcagatattcaggcggccatgcatgcaagcctggatgatcagtggcagcaggaggaggtggccaggcatagggctcgatttgggccctctgCATACGAGTCGGGCGGCGGTTCTCGAAGCACTAGACAAGATCCAGAGTTCTTGAGGACAACTTCAGTAAGGGAGGGCGTCGGCAAAGAACGtggccggattgcatctatgctgggtggttttggtagccgaaagaagtcATCTAGAGGAGTTGCAGAAGGAGCGACAATTcatgatgtagatccgcatgctctccccagtagagattcaaggcagcagagggtagacacaatgtggatgaaggataagaaaaaaactatgtggcgagctattggatcctggtttcacttcagccacatcccagcgaatgtggcagacaatacatactacaggtctgccattgccgccatacaagctgccggtcccggtgtagctcctccaggcccgaaggatatatacggtgagcttcttgacaacaataaggaggagctggagaattggattgactcctacaagagcaagtggcccatatatggactaaccatcatgtgcgatggttggaccggtccgaccaggcggagcatcatcaacttcctgacatactgtgatgctaagaccttcttccacaagtcgATTGATGCTTCGGCTTCTGTGCACAACACctcgtacatgctgaaacttatggaggatgtgattgatctggtaggagaggagaatgtcgtgcaggtcgtcactgataatgggccgcaatataaggctgccgggcaagtcttgatggagcggcggccacatattttctggaccccatgtgctgcacattgtatcgatcttatgttgatggacattggaaagatccgtagggtgcaacaAACGGTGGAGACAGCTCAACGCATTACgaggtatatttataaccataactgggttctttcattgatgagaaagtatgcagggggagagattctgagaccaggagtcacacggtttgctaccaacttcatcgcacttgatagcatactcgagaagagaggagccctacgtcagatgtttgccAGTCCGGAGTGGTATGATAGTAGATATTCTTATGCCGGCACTGAAGGGAGCAAGATAGAAGACTTGGTGACGAGACAGCCATTCTGGCAGCGGGCTACTACAatagtcaaggctatcaaaccattatatgaagtgctgcgggccgtagatagcgagatctacccccagatggggtttttgtatcacatgatggtcaAGGCAAAGGATCAGATTATGGAGGCAGATCAGCACATGGCCGGTCatacatcaacatcattgagcAACGGTGGCGAGCGCAAATGGGTACGGAATTACATCTAG